Within Myxococcaceae bacterium, the genomic segment TAGAGGTGTTTGATGAGCAAGGTAATCCTTTTCATTTTTCAGATTTTTTTAGTGTCTTTTATTTGTCTTTCAAATGGAAATGAAAAAATACTTAAAATCTCTATTGGTAGTGACAATTTTAAAGATTTGCTAACAACAAGCGATGTGTTTGTGGATAAATCATTATTCATCAAGGAAGTCATTGAATCAGGCGATAAGGCCACTTTGATCACTCGCCCTCGAAGGTGGGGAAAATCTCTTGCATTAGACATGTTAAAGACATTTTTGACGATTGAATCTAACTCCGACAAACGAAAAGCGAATCGAGACTTGTTTGAAAATCTCAAGATTGCGAAGGTAGATAATGGCCACTACATGAAATTTCAAGGAAAATACCCTGTCATTCATATCACCTTGAAAGATGTTACCGGCGATACATTGGAACAGGTCGAGAGCCAGCTAAGATTAAAAATTAGTGACTTATTTAAAGAACATGCATATTTACTCGACTCAGAGAAGTTGAAACAGAATCCTGATGACATAGTATCATTTAGAATGCTGTCTTATAATCGAGGTCGAAACGCTTCAATGGCGGAAATTATAGACAGTTTGTATTTTTTAAGTAGGCTTTTGTTTGAGCTATATGAAAAAAAAGTTTACATATTAGTAGATGAATATGATAGGGCTTTAAATAATCTTATAGAATACGATTTAACTGATAACAAATTAATAATTCATGAAGTTTCAAGTTTAATTACAAATCTATTGTCAAAAGCTGGAAAGTCAAACAATTATCTTGAAAAAATTATTTTGACTGGAATATTTGATTCATTAAAAAAAGAAGGAGGGTCTGGATTTAATAATGTTAAAATATATAGTGTTCTTGATAGTGACTACGAGGGTAGTTTTGGCTTTTCAGAGGACGAAGTGCAAGCGCTAGTGTCGAGATTTAGTTTTGACAATCCTGAAGCTGTGCTTGCTGGCATTAAAGAATGGTACAATGGATATTCGGTACCAGTGAACAATCGCTTAGTGGTAAAGCTCTATACTCCTTGGGCAGTGATGAACCATTTATCCGAGCTTAATAAAAATGGAGAAAGCACCCCGCCTCAAAGTTATTGGGTACGAAGTGGAGCAAGCGCAATATTTCAGCGGCTATTAAAAAACGAGGAATGTGCTAATACGCCTTTAACCGAAAGTTTGCTGAAAATGATAGAGTCTGGTAGCGTAACCCTACGTCATAATAGGGTCGTATCTTTATTCAAATATGATTTAAATACGGCTTCTGAGGATGAGAAGATTTTTTCTTATTTGTTGTTGAATTCTGGATACCTTACTGCGATTGAACTGGGTTATGACAGAATTGTTTTATCGATTCCAAATTATGAAGTTAAAGAAGAATTAAAAGACGTTTTTGAGAGTCATGTTAAGACCGTGAAATCTAAAAAAGGTGACGTTTGTTTGAAAATACAAAATGCTTTTAAAATGCATCATTCTCAGGATGTTCGGTTGAGTTTTATCAAAAATATCGTAGAAAAAAACGTGGATATTCTCAAACAGATGGATCTTGAAGTCAAGTGCGATGATTCAAGCTACTCCATTGGCCCGATGCACCTGGCAGCCCTGTCTGGTGATAGCGATCTGTTTAAAACAGTGGCTGAGAAGTGTAAGCGAGAAGGGTTTTCAGAGGGCTCTGGCCTATCCTTAGCGGATTACGCGTACCTATCATCGAATCAAGAATTGTTGAACTATGTGAAAGGTGCATACGGTTCCACACAATCGATGGCTATACCAGATACGTTGGAAAATATAAGTTGTGCTGTACGCGACAATGTCATTCCGTTGGCTACTTCAGCAGCCACGCTGTCGATCATTCAAAAAGCAATCAACTATTTTGAGCCACAAAATTTCATTAAAAAATACGCAAGTGCTTTATACAACTTTGTTTTGAATATCCCAATTTTTGGTAGATTCGGGATAGTATGGATGCCTGTACGAGCCGCGTATGTGGCCCCGATACCATTGGCAGCGATAGCTTATAAAACTTATCCTTACTGGCTGGGCCGCGGTTGTGATAACTACGCTGCCTATGGTCGGAGCGATCTTTCTTTCCCCGAGAAATACGGATTGCCAGAATTCCTAAAATATCGCGTGCTCAATGCGAATTCATCCTACGTTCTGCTTAACCGTGTATGCAAAGACCGAGACAAAGAGGTGTCTAAAATTTCGATAAGACCGCTTCAGAGTTCTGAGAAACTAAAACTTCGTTTGTGCCATTCAGATTGAGAATAGTCTGACGGAGCTGCCAACTTATTGCTGAACGGGGTAAATTCTGTTTGGTTTGAATCAGCATGAAAGTCGTATTGGTGACCAAACACCCCAGGCAAGAGGAACGAGAAAAGCATGAACAGAGCGTGAGGGCTGTTAGAAACAGTCTGGAGTCTTTGGGCTTGGACTATGGCTACATCCATCGAGAGAACTTGCAGTCCGATCTGAAAAACGACGTGGATTGGTTTGTGACGGTTGGAGGAGATGGGACCGTTCTAGAAACCAGCCATTTTGCCGTTGAACAACCGATTTTAGGAGTTAATTCCAACCCGACTAGCTCGGTGGGTTCCTTGTGCGTAGCGAATTCACATGATTTCAAAACCGTTTTGCAGGAGTGTTTGACAGGAACGCTTCGAGCTACTCGCGTTTCACGGATTCAGATGAATTTGAACGGAAAAGCTTTGAAGTGTTTGGCTTTGAACGATCTTCTGGTGGCCAACGCGAATCCGGCAGCTCTGACTCGATGCTGGTTGGACACGAATCAAGGTGAAGTTCTGCACAAAAATTCTGGATTGTGGATATCAACCGCCTGTGGTTCAACGGCTGCGCTTGTTTCCTCCGGTGGGTGTGTTCAATCCATCGAAGATCGCCGGATTCAATGGATCTGCCGCGAACCGTTTTATGCGGAACGAAAGGCTCCATCTGGTTTACATGGCTTCTTGGAGCCTGGGCAAATCTTGACGATTCGCAGTCAAATGGCAGAGGGCAGAATCTACATCGATGGTTCGCATCGTTCAGAGCCCTTCCCAGAAGGAGCCATCCTTCGCTTGACGCTGAGCGATTCCGATCTTAATCTAGTAATGACGCCCGCGATGGAGCTTCGGAGACAAGGTTTGGGGCGTTGGAGGGAACGTAATGAAATTGAAAGAAGGCATGAAAGCACCGCCATTTGCAGAACAGGCGATGCACAAAAATAAATGGATCGTACTCTATTTTTACCCCAAGGATGATACTCCGGGCTGCACCCGGGAAGCTTGCGGTTTTCGAGATTTATCGGCTGAGTTTGCGAAAGAAAACGCGGTTATTTTAGGCGTTTCCAAGGATTCTGTGGAAAGCCACGAACGATTTCAAAGCAAGTACCAGTTGCCATTTCCCCTGATCAGCGATCCGGAGCTTAAGCTGCACGAGGCCTATGGCGCCTACGGAAGCAAAGTTTTGTACGGTAAAACGAGTCTTGGCGTGATTCGGTCGACGTTTCTGATTGATCCCGAAGGTATCATCGCGAAGGCATGGTATAGCGTGAAAGTCGACGAACACGTTGCAAAAGTGTTGGAAGCGATTCGGAAGGGAAGTTGAAAATGCCGAGGGCGGGACTCGAACCCGCACGAGAGTACCCGGACGATTTTAAGTCGTCTGCGTCTACCATTCCGCCACCCCGGCCTATTTCCGAACTAGAGCACCATCTAGCGGATAGGATTTTGAATGACAAGGGGATTTGTGGGATACAACTTCAAACCTCTGGTAGTATGGGTGTTCGCAAAACGGTTTTTCATACGCTCGAGCAGCATATTTTGGCGGCTCAAGCCGTGATTGCGAACACGCAGCTCAACGAAAAGAGTTGTTCGCTGGTTTCACTGCCTACTCACCATGTTTCTGGGCTCGCGGTGATTGTGCGAGCCTGGGCGTCTGGGGGGAAATGGTTGATTCCTCCCAAAGGATGGACCTTAGATTGGGCTGTTCGAGAGCATCAAGTCACCCATGTTTCATTGGTGGGAACTCAGCTTCGGAGAATGATGCGTGATGCGGAAGAAAGGCGCGCGCTCAGCAAGTTAAAAGCGATCACCTTGGGGGGGAGTGCGATTGCGCCCAGTTTGGTTGAAACTGCTTGGAGAGAAGGCTTGCCGATTGTGCTGACTTACGGAATGACCGAGTCAGCGTCTCAGGTGACAGCAACTCGTTTGGGTGATTCGCTCAAGCATTGCTTAAGCTCGGGAAGATGTCTGTCGGATCGAAAACTTTGGATTGAATCCAATGGAGAGATTGTTGTCTCGGGCGCTATGCTGAGTGTTTCGAACGATTTCAAGACGGGTGATTATGGTTATTTGGATAGCGATGGCTATTTGCATGTTCAGGGAAGGCTGGATAATCGATTTATTTCAGGTGGCGAGAACATTTACCCTGAAGAAATCGAGCGTGCTTTACTGGAGCATCCAGAGATAGAACAAGCGATCGTGGTTCCCAGGGAAGACCTTGAGTATGGGCAAAGGCCGGTTGCTTTTGTGCGTGTATCCCATGAACAAGTTTTAAATCCCGATGCCGTCATTGCCTTTCTTCGAGAACGCCTGGAGCGATTTAAAGTTCCGAGGGATATTCGCTCTTGGCCTCTTGAACTAGGAGAGGGCTTCAAACCCAATCGAAACGTTTTTGCCACGTGGATTCGCTAATCGCTTCACAGATTTTCAAGAATCTGAGATGGTTGCTCTAAGGTGAGTTGCTCAAACTGACTTCGGGATGCTTTCTTTCGAAGCGCCTTCAAACCTTCTACCAAAAAAGGCTCAACATCGTCTGCTCGGTGACAGTCGCTTGCCACCAGAGAGACTTGCTGATTCTGAAGCAATTTGTGAGCTGTGAGCTGATAATCCTTCCCATAGGCACCGGAGAATGAACCCAGGTTCACTTGCAGTAGGTATCCGGAGTTGAGCAGATAAGCTAATTTTTCAGCGTGTCGGTGGATATAAGGGTAGCGTTCAATATGCGCTAAAATCAGCCGGTATCCGGCCATTCGAATGCGAAATAAAGTTTGAAACAAAAAAGGAGGTTCGATTTGATAAGGAAGTTCAACTAAAATCCAGTTGCTGTTTCCGTAAGGAACGACTTGAGCGTGCAAGCAAGCACCGAGCAAGGATTCATCGAGATAGTGCTCGGCGCCTGGCACTCGGATCGGCCCCTCCAAAGCAAGGCAATGGTCCAGTTCTCGATGGATACTGTTCTGTTTCGAGCGCTGATTCAGCCAGTTCTTATCGCGTCTTAGATGGGACGTACACGCGACATGCGTAACACCCGCATTTTTGAGCCCCATTGCCAGAGCCCTAGACTCTTCGGGAGTCTGAGGGCCATCGTCTACTCCGATCGCAAGATGGCAATGCAAGTCAATCATACTCCCTGCCTATCTTACTTGCATCGGAAGTAGAAAGGGATTTGCTCAAAACGATTCTTTAGCGGGTTGCGCTCAGCGCTTCAATTTGAAGACGACAAATCTGCGCGATCGCGACGAGGCCTTGTTTGAGAACCTCAAGCGGGAGTTGAGGTTTCATAGGGGCACGTTCCGCGGCTCCTTGAAATTCAACGATGGTTCCATCGTGGCAAGAAACCAAGTTGAAGTCCGTGTCAATCGACACATCTTCTTCGTAGTTGAGATCCGTCAATACCTCATTGCCTTTGATTCCAAGGGAGATGGCAGCGATCTGGCGGATGATGAGGTGGTCCAATTTAAACTGCTTCAGCAAAAGAGACAGAGCGACCCAGCCTCCCGTGATGGCTGCTGTGCGAGTGCCTCCATCGGCTTGAATGACGTCGCAATCAACCACTACCGCTTTCGGACCCAGAGCGTCTAAGTCGATCGCCATGCGCAAGGATCGGCCGATCAGTCTTTGAATTTCAATCGTTCGGCCATCGGGACCCTTATGATTAGGCCTTGCTTTGCGTTCAGGTGTTGAACCAGGAAGCATGTTATATTCCGCTGAAAGCCAACCCTTGTTGAGTTCTTTCCGATGTTGTGGGAGTTGGTTCGATAAGGTTGCCGTGACAAGAACTTTGGTTTTTCCAAAAGAAACCAGAACGCTCCCAGGGTGGTGTTCGATGTAGTGACTTTGAAAGGTGATGCGTCTTAGGTCTTGCAATTTTCTGCCATCTTGTCTCATAGTCAAACCCATATTAAAGAAACACGTAAAGGAAAAGAGCGTCATGAGAGTTTTAATAATTTTGTTGCTGGTCGCCGCAACGGGCTGTAAACCGCAGACGCTTCCGAAGGCAACGAAGGTTCTGGACGCAGGCCAAGGTGACAACCTGGGGGGTACAACTGCCGACCCTACTGATGTTCGAACGATGGCAGAGCGAATGGCTCGGGAGATTCTGTCGATTGATTGGCCCAAGGCAGGACTTCTTCCTCGTGTGGCTCTGTCGCCGCTTGATAACCAAACGCGTTTTCGCATTGATCCGAAGCTTCTGCAAAATAAACTGGTCAAGGATCTCATCGCTTTTTCTAAAGGCCGTGTGGCCTTTTGGGCGCAAAACAGCGAAAAATCTAGGATCGTTGGTACGGACTATTGCCTCAATGGCGAGATGCGCTCCCTGTCTAAGGCTTCCAAAGAAGGTGTGAGCGACTACATCGTCTACAGCTTTCAGTTGGTCGATGCCGAAACCGGTGTAATTCTTTGGATGGGCGATTACGAGGCCAAAAAACTTGGAAAAACCGGGACTGGGCGATTGTCGGATGGCGCTTAACACAGCATTGGTTCTTTCTGGGGGAGGGGCACGTGGAGCTTACGAAGCTGGCGTGCTTAAATACATCCGAGGTGAGCTTCCGCCTCGCATTCAAGCGAGAGTCCACTTTGATATTTTTTGCGGGACTTCCGTCGGTGCTGTGAACTGTTGCTTTTTGGCAACCCTGAACCACATGCCTCAAATCCAAGGCGAGGCTTTAGCCGAGATGTGGAAAAGCCTTCGAATCGATGGAATGTATCAAATTGGGCTTCGAGAAATTTTAAATCTTCCTAAGTTTCTATTTGGATCACGGGGGCGAGGTGAGTTGGATGAGGTTGTAGGCCCGAACCGATTAGGTGGACTTTTTAATACTTCTCCCATGGAACGCCTGATGCATCGAGCTGTGCGTTGGCACCAAATAGGAGCGAACCTGCAGTCTGGGGATCTGAAATCGATCGCGGTAGCCGCAACGCACGTAGCAGAGGGAAACACGCATGTGTTTTTGCAACGTGCTTCGACTGAAAAATTGGTTTGGGGCTCTGATCGCCAAATTGTTCCCTATGAAGTTGTTTTGGGTCCTCAGCATGCTTTAGCTTCGGCAGCAATTCCATGGGTTTTTCCGGCGGTTGAGATCGAGGGTGAGATCTACTGCGATGGCGGTATCAAGCTCAATACACCGATTGCTCCTGCCGTCACCTTGGGGGCCGAACGCATTTTTCTCGTGAGCCTTCGAACGGATGCTTTGTCTCGGACGAAGAAAAAGGAAAGAATCGATCGTTATCCTTCCGCTCTCTTTTTGCTGGGGAAGGTCTTGAATGCTTTGATGGTAGACAAAACCGATTATGACTTAGAACGCTTGGAACGTTTTAACGTTTTAGCGGGTTTGTGGGACTCAGAAGTGGCTGATAAGATGAAAGCATTTCGAGGAGAACCTTACCGTCAAATCGATAATTTTGTGATTCGACCGAGTGAAGACATTGGGCTTATTGCTGGTAAGAGGCTGAGAACCGGTGGATTACCAGAGCGAGTGGGTGGGATCATGGGGTGGTTTTTGGATCGAATGGCGAAATCGGTAGACGATGAAGGGGCCGATGTCTTGAGCTATTTTTTGTTTGACGCAGAGTATGCAAACGACCTCATTGAGCTGGGCATGCACGATGCTGACGCACAGCGGCAAAAATTAATTGAATTTTTTAGTTGAGCACCTCGGAATAAAGATCTAGGTAGCGCCTGTTTGAATTGACAAACAAGGAGTGCCGATGATGCTTTCGCCCGTACTTTCGACGGAATCTGACTCTAACCTGAAAGGCTTTGAAGAAGAAGTCATTCCCCACGTTGGCACTCTTTATGGCGCAGCTTTGCGTCTGACTCGTTCACCGGGGGATGCTGAAGATTTAGTTCAAGAAACTTATTTGAAAGCATTTCGTTCTTTTGATCAGTTTGAAATGGGCACAAACTCGAAAGCGTGGCTATTTCGAATTCTAACCAACACGTTTATTAATAAGTATCGCCGAAAAGTCAAAGAACGAGAGATCCTCGATGGAGAAGCGCATGCTCCTACGGTGTTTTCAACTCTCGACGCTTCGAATCGTTCCACCGATCGAAATCCAGAAAATATTTTGTCCGATCGATCCCTCTCGGATGAAGTCGTCAAAGCATTGGCTAAAGTGCCGGTGGATTTTCGTGTCATTGTTCTGTTATCCGATGTTTACAATCTTTCTTATAAAGAAATCGCGGAGACCGTTTTGATTCCGATCGGAACCGTGATGTCTCGGCTATTTCGTGGGCGACGAATTCTGCAAGAACAATTGTTCGATTATGCCGTCAAAGAAGGCGTGATTTCATCGGCTCGAACCTATCGCTTGGAAGAATACCGTAAGCGTGCTAGCAAGGCGGCTTGAAGGCATATAACTTAGACCATTGGCAAGGCTTCACGATTAGCGAGCACAGCCAGCACCGAACTCGAAAATTGCTGAGGCAGATGGTAAAGACCCTCTGCGATTATCAGCTTATCCAAGCCGATGATCACATTCTGGTAGCTGTCTCAGGAGGCAAAGACAGCTATACACTCGCTGATTTTTTATGGCAGGCACGAAAACGCGCGCCTTTTGACTTTCAAATGACTGTGGTCCATTTGGACCAGATGCAGCCAGGTTACGACGGAGCGCCTTTGCGAACTTGGCTTGAGAATTCTGGAATCCCGTTTCAAATAGTTCAGCAAGATACTTACTCGGTTGTGGTTGAAAAAACCAAAGAAGGTGGGACCTATTGCTCGCTTTGCTCGCGTTTAAGACGTGGAATTCTTTATGCAACGGCTGAGCGTTTGGGGTGTAACAAAATCGCTTTGGGGCACCATCGGGACGATGCGCTGGAGACCCTATTATTGAACTTATTTTACGCAGGGAAGCTGCAAGCGATGCCTGCAAGTTATCGAACGGACGATGGCCGATTCGAAGTCATTCGCCCTTTGATCGAGTGCTCGGAAAAAGAAATCATTTGGCACGCTAAGCGCACAGAGTACCCAATCTTGCCATGCAATTTGTGTGGTTCGCAAGAAGGGCTTAAGCGCGAAGCCATGAGTGAATTGCTTCAGGAGCTCGAACAAAAAATCCCAGATGTTCGGCAAGTCATGCTTCATGCGCTTAAAAACGTGCAAGCCACTCATTTGTTGGATCCGGACCTCATGAAGCGGCAAAAAAATCGCTTGGCTATTCTGTAGATGGCTTCCAATAGCGATGCCTGTTTTCACGGAATTTTGTTGCAGTGATTGCTATGATTTGGGCAGGGCACGAATGCGTTTGTATGCAAATGAACAACGTACGTAGTATCGGTATCAAGTATGTGTCTGGCTTAGGG encodes:
- a CDS encoding sigma-70 family RNA polymerase sigma factor, yielding MMLSPVLSTESDSNLKGFEEEVIPHVGTLYGAALRLTRSPGDAEDLVQETYLKAFRSFDQFEMGTNSKAWLFRILTNTFINKYRRKVKEREILDGEAHAPTVFSTLDASNRSTDRNPENILSDRSLSDEVVKALAKVPVDFRVIVLLSDVYNLSYKEIAETVLIPIGTVMSRLFRGRRILQEQLFDYAVKEGVISSARTYRLEEYRKRASKAA
- a CDS encoding AMP-binding protein, with translation MGVRKTVFHTLEQHILAAQAVIANTQLNEKSCSLVSLPTHHVSGLAVIVRAWASGGKWLIPPKGWTLDWAVREHQVTHVSLVGTQLRRMMRDAEERRALSKLKAITLGGSAIAPSLVETAWREGLPIVLTYGMTESASQVTATRLGDSLKHCLSSGRCLSDRKLWIESNGEIVVSGAMLSVSNDFKTGDYGYLDSDGYLHVQGRLDNRFISGGENIYPEEIERALLEHPEIEQAIVVPREDLEYGQRPVAFVRVSHEQVLNPDAVIAFLRERLERFKVPRDIRSWPLELGEGFKPNRNVFATWIR
- a CDS encoding patatin-like phospholipase family protein — its product is MALNTALVLSGGGARGAYEAGVLKYIRGELPPRIQARVHFDIFCGTSVGAVNCCFLATLNHMPQIQGEALAEMWKSLRIDGMYQIGLREILNLPKFLFGSRGRGELDEVVGPNRLGGLFNTSPMERLMHRAVRWHQIGANLQSGDLKSIAVAATHVAEGNTHVFLQRASTEKLVWGSDRQIVPYEVVLGPQHALASAAIPWVFPAVEIEGEIYCDGGIKLNTPIAPAVTLGAERIFLVSLRTDALSRTKKKERIDRYPSALFLLGKVLNALMVDKTDYDLERLERFNVLAGLWDSEVADKMKAFRGEPYRQIDNFVIRPSEDIGLIAGKRLRTGGLPERVGGIMGWFLDRMAKSVDDEGADVLSYFLFDAEYANDLIELGMHDADAQRQKLIEFFS
- a CDS encoding peroxiredoxin; the encoded protein is MKLKEGMKAPPFAEQAMHKNKWIVLYFYPKDDTPGCTREACGFRDLSAEFAKENAVILGVSKDSVESHERFQSKYQLPFPLISDPELKLHEAYGAYGSKVLYGKTSLGVIRSTFLIDPEGIIAKAWYSVKVDEHVAKVLEAIRKGS
- the ttcA gene encoding tRNA 2-thiocytidine(32) synthetase TtcA; its protein translation is MVKTLCDYQLIQADDHILVAVSGGKDSYTLADFLWQARKRAPFDFQMTVVHLDQMQPGYDGAPLRTWLENSGIPFQIVQQDTYSVVVEKTKEGGTYCSLCSRLRRGILYATAERLGCNKIALGHHRDDALETLLLNLFYAGKLQAMPASYRTDDGRFEVIRPLIECSEKEIIWHAKRTEYPILPCNLCGSQEGLKREAMSELLQELEQKIPDVRQVMLHALKNVQATHLLDPDLMKRQKNRLAIL
- a CDS encoding AAA family ATPase, with the protein product MSKVILFIFQIFLVSFICLSNGNEKILKISIGSDNFKDLLTTSDVFVDKSLFIKEVIESGDKATLITRPRRWGKSLALDMLKTFLTIESNSDKRKANRDLFENLKIAKVDNGHYMKFQGKYPVIHITLKDVTGDTLEQVESQLRLKISDLFKEHAYLLDSEKLKQNPDDIVSFRMLSYNRGRNASMAEIIDSLYFLSRLLFELYEKKVYILVDEYDRALNNLIEYDLTDNKLIIHEVSSLITNLLSKAGKSNNYLEKIILTGIFDSLKKEGGSGFNNVKIYSVLDSDYEGSFGFSEDEVQALVSRFSFDNPEAVLAGIKEWYNGYSVPVNNRLVVKLYTPWAVMNHLSELNKNGESTPPQSYWVRSGASAIFQRLLKNEECANTPLTESLLKMIESGSVTLRHNRVVSLFKYDLNTASEDEKIFSYLLLNSGYLTAIELGYDRIVLSIPNYEVKEELKDVFESHVKTVKSKKGDVCLKIQNAFKMHHSQDVRLSFIKNIVEKNVDILKQMDLEVKCDDSSYSIGPMHLAALSGDSDLFKTVAEKCKREGFSEGSGLSLADYAYLSSNQELLNYVKGAYGSTQSMAIPDTLENISCAVRDNVIPLATSAATLSIIQKAINYFEPQNFIKKYASALYNFVLNIPIFGRFGIVWMPVRAAYVAPIPLAAIAYKTYPYWLGRGCDNYAAYGRSDLSFPEKYGLPEFLKYRVLNANSSYVLLNRVCKDRDKEVSKISIRPLQSSEKLKLRLCHSD
- a CDS encoding NAD(+)/NADH kinase, whose amino-acid sequence is MKVVLVTKHPRQEEREKHEQSVRAVRNSLESLGLDYGYIHRENLQSDLKNDVDWFVTVGGDGTVLETSHFAVEQPILGVNSNPTSSVGSLCVANSHDFKTVLQECLTGTLRATRVSRIQMNLNGKALKCLALNDLLVANANPAALTRCWLDTNQGEVLHKNSGLWISTACGSTAALVSSGGCVQSIEDRRIQWICREPFYAERKAPSGLHGFLEPGQILTIRSQMAEGRIYIDGSHRSEPFPEGAILRLTLSDSDLNLVMTPAMELRRQGLGRWRERNEIERRHESTAICRTGDAQK
- the rph gene encoding ribonuclease PH; the protein is MTLFSFTCFFNMGLTMRQDGRKLQDLRRITFQSHYIEHHPGSVLVSFGKTKVLVTATLSNQLPQHRKELNKGWLSAEYNMLPGSTPERKARPNHKGPDGRTIEIQRLIGRSLRMAIDLDALGPKAVVVDCDVIQADGGTRTAAITGGWVALSLLLKQFKLDHLIIRQIAAISLGIKGNEVLTDLNYEEDVSIDTDFNLVSCHDGTIVEFQGAAERAPMKPQLPLEVLKQGLVAIAQICRLQIEALSATR